One part of the Acidobacteriota bacterium genome encodes these proteins:
- a CDS encoding prepilin-type N-terminal cleavage/methylation domain-containing protein — protein sequence MKFAHMKRRRSQAGFTLLEMIIVISIILILVSIAIPNYVTSTARAKEAVLRNNLFTLRSTIDQYTMDKQQAPQSLDDLVSAGYLRFIPKDPLTGEANWEVEQCETYLSIDQSQTGICDVHSAANNQSSGGAAYSTW from the coding sequence ATGAAGTTCGCGCACATGAAACGCCGCAGGTCACAAGCCGGCTTCACCCTGCTCGAGATGATCATCGTGATCTCGATCATCCTCATCCTGGTATCCATCGCCATCCCCAACTACGTCACCTCCACGGCGCGCGCGAAAGAAGCCGTGCTGCGCAATAACCTCTTCACCCTGCGCTCGACCATCGACCAATACACCATGGACAAGCAGCAGGCGCCGCAATCGCTCGACGACCTCGTCAGCGCCGGCTACCTGCGCTTCATCCCCAAGGACCCGCTCACCGGCGAGGCCAACTGGGAGGTGGAACAATGCGAGACCTATCTCTCCATCGACCAGTCCCAGACCGGCATCTGCGACGTCCACTCCGCCGCCAACAATCAATCGAGCGGCGGCGCCGCCTACAGCACCTGGTGA
- a CDS encoding type II and III secretion system protein gives MKRLFQSAALLLVLSLAGAPLLAEDSAKSLYNKGKDAETRNDYEQAFVYFRQAWEKKPKEVKYRISMQRTRFLAAASYVHRGQLLRDKGQLDEALQLFLKAKEIDPSSFIADQEVRRTQAVIDASRNNPGSELPATVPQKSQLSKRIEEAEGPVELAPIADTPITLRMTEDTKVIYETIGKLAGLNVMFDPDYTSRRLKIDLNGVTLNQALDILALESKTFWRPVTPNTIFIASDTVAKRKELEQNVVKTFYLTNLSSPTELQDTVNVIRTLAELSKIQQMPSVGAILVRGTPDQVALAEKIINDIDKARPEVVIEVAVLQVRRDKLLDLGITPPTSVTGQLSDNLPTTTTTSTGTGTSSGTGTTTTTNPPGSINLNSLASLSARNIVLTIPAATANFLYNDSTTKVIQNPQIRALDGAKASLKIGDRVPIAIGSFQPGIGGIGINPLVNTQFQYIDVGVNIDVTPRVHPGREVTLKIMLDISSVTSRVNIGGIDQPVIGQRKIEHEIRLKEGEVNLLGGILEEDDIKSLSGLPGLSQIPILKYFFSTTNKERVENEIVFMLTPRIVRAQELTEMNLRTVDVGTGTAIDLRRASRTQPAGPKPTPMTSPGPVQQAPAVSGQNASGQNASGQNVSGQNASGPMPPAPPQRAPTGAKPSPAITGAQPAPGSVGFRFDPEILTQTVGSTFALNVVMSSGVDAWQVPAQIIYDAKTLQLVNVSNGGLLSKDGQPVALVHRDDPASGTLQVSATRPPRAEGITGTGVVFTLTFVAKAPGQSTVSIARPGVRNAAGQFFPASLAQAQVTVK, from the coding sequence ATGAAGCGCCTGTTCCAGTCCGCAGCGCTCCTGCTCGTCCTCTCGCTCGCCGGCGCGCCGCTGCTCGCCGAGGATTCGGCTAAGTCCCTCTACAACAAGGGCAAAGACGCCGAAACGCGCAACGATTACGAGCAGGCCTTCGTGTACTTCCGCCAAGCCTGGGAGAAAAAGCCCAAAGAGGTGAAGTACCGCATCTCGATGCAGCGCACGCGCTTCCTGGCCGCCGCTTCGTACGTGCATCGCGGCCAGTTGCTGCGCGATAAGGGACAGCTCGACGAAGCGCTCCAACTCTTTCTCAAGGCCAAAGAGATCGACCCTTCCAGCTTCATCGCTGACCAGGAAGTGCGGCGGACGCAGGCGGTGATCGACGCTTCGCGGAATAATCCCGGGAGTGAGCTGCCTGCGACCGTCCCGCAGAAGAGCCAACTCTCCAAGCGCATCGAGGAGGCGGAGGGCCCAGTCGAGCTCGCTCCCATCGCCGACACGCCCATCACGCTGCGCATGACGGAAGACACCAAGGTCATCTACGAGACCATCGGCAAGCTGGCGGGCCTGAACGTGATGTTCGATCCCGATTACACTTCGCGGCGCTTGAAGATCGACCTGAACGGCGTGACGCTGAACCAGGCGCTCGACATCCTCGCGCTCGAATCGAAGACGTTCTGGCGGCCGGTCACGCCCAACACCATCTTCATTGCCAGCGACACGGTGGCGAAGCGCAAGGAATTGGAGCAGAACGTAGTCAAGACGTTCTACCTCACCAACCTCTCCTCGCCCACCGAGCTGCAGGATACGGTGAACGTCATCCGCACGCTCGCGGAATTGAGCAAAATCCAGCAGATGCCCTCGGTAGGCGCCATCTTGGTGCGCGGCACGCCCGACCAAGTCGCACTCGCCGAGAAGATCATCAACGACATCGACAAGGCACGGCCGGAAGTGGTGATCGAGGTGGCCGTGCTGCAGGTACGGCGCGACAAGCTGCTCGATCTCGGCATCACACCGCCCACCAGCGTGACCGGACAGCTCAGCGATAACCTGCCCACTACCACGACCACCAGCACGGGCACGGGAACAAGCAGCGGGACCGGCACCACGACCACCACGAATCCGCCGGGCTCGATCAATCTGAATAGCCTGGCCAGCCTGAGCGCGAGGAACATCGTGCTCACCATCCCGGCGGCGACGGCGAACTTTCTCTACAACGACTCCACCACCAAGGTGATCCAGAATCCGCAGATCCGCGCGCTCGATGGCGCGAAGGCGTCGCTCAAGATCGGCGACCGCGTGCCGATAGCGATAGGCTCGTTCCAGCCCGGCATCGGCGGCATAGGCATCAATCCGCTGGTCAACACGCAATTCCAGTACATCGACGTCGGCGTGAACATCGACGTCACGCCGCGCGTCCATCCCGGCCGCGAAGTCACACTCAAGATCATGCTCGACATCTCTTCCGTCACCTCGCGCGTGAATATCGGCGGCATCGACCAGCCGGTCATCGGACAGCGCAAGATCGAGCACGAGATCCGCCTGAAGGAAGGTGAGGTCAACCTGCTCGGCGGCATCCTGGAAGAGGATGACATCAAGAGCCTGAGCGGCCTGCCCGGACTCTCGCAGATCCCAATCCTTAAGTATTTCTTCTCCACGACCAATAAGGAACGCGTCGAGAACGAGATCGTTTTCATGCTCACGCCGCGCATCGTGCGCGCGCAGGAACTCACCGAGATGAACCTGCGCACGGTGGACGTGGGCACCGGCACCGCCATCGACCTGCGCCGTGCCAGCCGGACGCAGCCGGCCGGCCCGAAGCCTACGCCGATGACCTCGCCAGGTCCCGTCCAGCAGGCGCCCGCCGTTAGCGGACAGAACGCTAGCGGACAGAACGCCAGCGGACAGAACGTTAGCGGACAGAACGCTAGCGGACCGATGCCGCCGGCGCCGCCTCAGCGGGCCCCAACCGGCGCGAAGCCGTCGCCGGCCATCACTGGAGCGCAGCCCGCGCCCGGCAGCGTGGGCTTCCGCTTCGATCCGGAGATACTCACGCAGACCGTAGGCTCCACCTTCGCCCTCAATGTGGTGATGAGCTCCGGAGTGGACGCCTGGCAGGTGCCGGCGCAGATCATCTACGACGCGAAGACGCTGCAGCTGGTCAACGTGTCGAATGGCGGATTGCTCTCGAAAGACGGCCAGCCGGTCGCGCTCGTCCATCGCGACGATCCCGCGAGCGGCACGCTGCAAGTCTCCGCCACACGGCCGCCGCGCGCGGAAGGCATCACCGGCACTGGCGTGGTCTTCACGCTCACGTTCGTGGCCAAGGCGCCGGGGCAGAGCACCGTCTCCATCGCGCGGCCTGGCGTGCGTAACGCCGCCGGACAGTTCTTTCCGGCAAGCCTCGCGCAGGCGCAAGTCACGGTGAAGTAG
- a CDS encoding type II secretion system GspH family protein, with protein MLPLFKPARGRSWRGFTLVELIVAITILLILTSAAIPIARVRIKREKERELRRDLWEVRDAIDRYKDAADRGAFQIKLGSDGYPPDLETLVNGVDVQGKKVRFLRRIAVDPMTGATEWGLRSTQDDPKSTSWGGQNVFDVYTKSNDTALDGTKYSDW; from the coding sequence ATGTTGCCGCTCTTTAAGCCTGCGCGGGGAAGATCGTGGCGCGGTTTCACGCTCGTCGAACTGATCGTCGCCATCACGATCCTGCTCATCCTCACCAGTGCGGCGATCCCCATCGCGCGCGTCCGCATCAAGCGTGAGAAGGAACGCGAGCTGCGCCGCGACCTGTGGGAGGTGCGCGACGCCATCGATAGATATAAAGATGCGGCCGACCGTGGCGCCTTCCAGATCAAGCTTGGGTCAGACGGTTATCCGCCCGACCTCGAGACGCTGGTCAACGGGGTGGACGTGCAAGGGAAGAAAGTGCGTTTCCTTCGGCGCATCGCGGTCGATCCGATGACCGGCGCGACGGAGTGGGGACTGCGCTCCACGCAGGACGATCCGAAATCCACCTCCTGGGGTGGACAGAACGTCTTCGACGTCTACACTAAGTCGAACGACACGGCTTTGGACGGAACAAAGTATTCTGACTGGTAA